In Paenibacillus sp. 1781tsa1, one DNA window encodes the following:
- a CDS encoding ABC transporter substrate-binding protein yields MKWRKTMGLLLLCVLLVTVAACGGKEAAPAEQNGNTNTESSNEGGTAALKDIKVVLDWTPNTNHTGLYAAVDQGFYKAEGLNVEIVQPGAGGADTMVASNEVPFGVSYQESVTQARTQGVPLVSIAAVIQHNTSGFAAPADRNIKSPKDFEGKTYGGWGSPVEEAVMQSIMEGEGADVSKVKNINMGDADFFTAVKRDIDFAWIFYAWTGIEAELRGEPIDMLYVKDYSDALDYYTPVLVTNEQTIQNDPELVKAFLKATSEGYQYAIDHPEDAANILIKAVPDLDKDLVLASQKWLSPKYTDDAPRWGEQKQEVWQNYTDWMFSKKLLDEQVDVSKAYTNAFLPQ; encoded by the coding sequence TGGTGACTGTGGCCGCATGTGGCGGCAAAGAAGCTGCCCCAGCAGAACAGAACGGCAACACGAATACGGAAAGCAGCAACGAAGGTGGCACGGCTGCCTTGAAGGATATTAAAGTCGTGCTCGACTGGACACCAAATACGAATCATACCGGCTTGTATGCGGCTGTAGATCAAGGTTTTTATAAGGCCGAAGGCTTGAACGTGGAGATTGTTCAACCAGGTGCCGGTGGCGCAGATACGATGGTTGCATCCAATGAAGTGCCGTTCGGCGTAAGTTATCAGGAAAGTGTAACTCAAGCCCGCACACAAGGTGTTCCACTCGTCTCCATCGCAGCGGTTATTCAGCATAATACATCCGGGTTTGCTGCTCCCGCGGATCGGAATATTAAATCACCAAAAGATTTTGAAGGCAAAACCTATGGCGGCTGGGGTTCCCCTGTAGAAGAAGCGGTGATGCAATCCATTATGGAAGGCGAAGGCGCGGATGTATCCAAAGTAAAAAACATTAACATGGGTGATGCCGACTTTTTCACCGCAGTGAAACGGGATATTGATTTTGCATGGATTTTCTACGCCTGGACGGGGATTGAAGCTGAACTGCGCGGAGAACCGATCGACATGTTATATGTGAAGGATTATTCAGATGCACTGGATTACTACACGCCTGTTCTCGTAACCAACGAGCAGACGATTCAGAACGATCCTGAGCTGGTGAAAGCATTCCTGAAGGCTACTTCGGAAGGATATCAGTATGCGATTGATCATCCCGAAGACGCCGCGAACATTCTAATCAAGGCTGTACCAGATCTGGATAAGGACCTGGTACTGGCAAGCCAGAAATGGCTGAGTCCGAAGTACACAGATGACGCCCCGCGCTGGGGAGAACAAAAACAGGAAGTGTGGCAGAACTACACCGACTGGATGTTTAGCAAAAAACTGCTGGATGAACAGGTCGACGTGAGCAAAGCATATACGAACGCGTTTTTACCCCAATAA